ATTTTCAAAAATGGCGGTTCAAATTCTATAGATCCGCATGAGTTTGAGGATTTCCCTAGCTATATGGATGATTTAGACGAGTTGCCATCGGATTATACATTTGTTTTTGACAACTTTGATGATATCCTCCCATTGGCAAAAAAATTCGATAAAAAGAGTATACAGTCATCGCTCTATCATTATGAGAATAAATATTATTTAAATATTTATTTCAATTTTGATATGAATGAAATTGTTACGATCTTAGATACTTTAAGCATAATATCAGAATTTGCTAACCGTACTAACAAGACAATTCATGTTATTCAAGAATACGGGAAAGAAATAATAGCAAACGATGTATTTAACGAACTTAACAAACATTTTTAAACCTTCCTTAAAAAGAAGGTTTTTTTATTTTGGAAAAAAATAATTTCTTTTTGTCTTTTCAACTAAATTCACTTGCATTTTAGACAGAAAATTCGTACATTTATAGAGAGGAGGTGTTTATAATCTTAACGGCAGTTACGAAGCATGGTCATCTTTTTATCCCTGCGAGGTATTCCACCGAACGACTTATGGAAATAAAAAATAGTACGACTTTTCTATGTATACAATGCCAGGAAGAGGTTATTTTAAAAAATGGGATGATTAATATTCCACATTTTGCGCATAAAAGAAAATCTGAATGTTCCTATTCATTTTCAGAAGGCGAAACGGAAGAACATCTTATTGGAAAACTTCAGCTGTACGATCTTTTTAAACGTCTTCACGTAAAAGCTCAATTAGAGCCGTTCCTACCATCCATTAAACAGCGACCAGACATATTAATAAGTTGGAAAGAAACCATGTTTGCTATTGAATTTCAATGTAGTCAAATTTCATCTTATGTTATAAATGAGCGCTCAAAAGGATATCGAGGTCAAACCATACTCCCAATATGGATTTTAAGAACACCACTTAGTCATGAGTTTCCCCCTCATGAGATAGGAATTATGAAATTATCTGCATTTAAGCAACAATTTTTCACCTCAAATCCCACATTTGGTCAAACAATTATCACTTATTGTCCACAAACAAAGTATTTTCACTATATTTCTAATACCCAGCATATTCGTGCAAACACCTTCATTGTAAAGAGGAAAAAACTATCAGTAGACAATCAAACATGGCCATTTGCCCTTG
The nucleotide sequence above comes from Psychrobacillus glaciei. Encoded proteins:
- the mecA gene encoding adaptor protein MecA; this translates as MDIERINDNTFKVYISYIDIEERGFSRDEIWFNKDKSEQLFWEMMDEVHDDDHFEELDGPLWIQVHAMEKGLEVIVTRTEMSKGNDRSESSFEVEDITGKIFKNGGSNSIDPHEFEDFPSYMDDLDELPSDYTFVFDNFDDILPLAKKFDKKSIQSSLYHYENKYYLNIYFNFDMNEIVTILDTLSIISEFANRTNKTIHVIQEYGKEIIANDVFNELNKHF
- a CDS encoding competence protein CoiA, with protein sequence MFIILTAVTKHGHLFIPARYSTERLMEIKNSTTFLCIQCQEEVILKNGMINIPHFAHKRKSECSYSFSEGETEEHLIGKLQLYDLFKRLHVKAQLEPFLPSIKQRPDILISWKETMFAIEFQCSQISSYVINERSKGYRGQTILPIWILRTPLSHEFPPHEIGIMKLSAFKQQFFTSNPTFGQTIITYCPQTKYFHYISNTQHIRANTFIVKRKKLSVDNQTWPFALVKRISKIEYETYLKIYRSQRFRHLENLYFHNKKGIQSPFLQVCYRWQVYPKKLPSFIGIPTSHSKAFHVHAVEWQIQLIDYLNSINVPIHQVTETHCESFLYARLIGPVESGPKLKAVQAYIHLLQSCVIKSDSVVYLSKMNFSKMNELLYRDFLAN